The genomic DNA GGTTGGTGGTGTTGATAGTTCAGTTCGCTTGCATCTGGACATGTCTATGACTGTGAACTCAACTTATTTGATGCTTGAAAGTGCTCTTAAATATAGGTGTGTGTTTGAAAGTCTTCACTTGTATGATGATAATTATGAGTTATGTCCTTCGGTAGAAGAATGGAAAAGAGTTGAAAAGATTTGTGTGTTCTTGTTGCCTTTAAGGGAAACTGCTAACATGATTAATGGCACAGCACATCCTACTTCAAACAtgtattttttgcaagtttggAAAGTTCAATGTGTTTTAGCTGATAGTTTGagagatgaagatgaagctATAAAGAGAATGGCTGAAAGGATGATGAGCAAGTTTGAGAAATATTGGGATGAGTATAGTGTTGTTCTTGCATTGGGAGCGGTTCTTGACCCACGGATGAAGTTTTCTACATTGGCTCATTGTTACTCAAAACTTGATGTTTCGGCCTGTGAAAGGAAGTTGCAAGAAGTAAAGAGTAAGTTGTACATGCTATTTGACAAGTATTCTAGCAAAAGTATTTCTTCTGGGGTGCAAAGAACTATTCAGGACGAATCTTCTAGCATGCCATTGCAAAAGAAATTGAAGTCTTCATCTCACGGCCTATTTGATGtaagtttatatatatttttggaattCATAATTTAATTACACTCTATCTTGAATTTGTTTAACCTCGTTGCTGTCCTTTTCACTTGTGAAATATAATAGGAATTGAAAACTCACCATGAGCAGCTTGTTACTGGAAAATCCCAACTTGATATTTACTTAGCTGAGTCAAATTTGGATTTTCGTTGTTATGAAGATATGGATGTATTACAGTGGTGGAAGAGTAATAATAATCGATTTCCAGATCTTTCAATATTGGCTCGAGACTTGTTAAGTGTTCCCGTTAACACTATCGCTTCTGATTTGGATTTTTGCATAGGCTTGCACGTTTTTAACAAGTATAAAGATCGTATGTTACCGATGAATTTGGATGCTAGATTTTGTACTCGCAATTGGTTGTACAATTTTGTTCGCGATGGTAATCTACGTAATTTAAGTGTAAATACATATGATTGTATTGTTTTGGTAACTAGTTGTCACTTTAATTATTAACCTTTTCAATTATGATATGTAGTTGGAGAAGACGACGATGACTTTGAAGAAATAATGAATGAAACTGACAGTGATGACTAAATGGAGCAAGCATCTaatggttttgattttgaagtcAAACGCCGGTGGTGATGATGGTTGATTTGCTTGTATCTATTTAACTTctgtttatgatgtttgtttttgtttttatggtttaaaaaatttgaactaTATAAAGTTGTTAGGTTATGGTTTGTTGACTTACCGGTGGATTTTATATGTTTGTGATTATGGACTTGTTTTTGACGTGTACTATGTGgatttgtttactttttaatGTTGGATGAAGTTAGTATGTAATTCCATGTTTAAGGAAACAAGATTAtgatcaaattataattttctttattcttgTGAATTATTCTCTTAAATTGCACTTTCAAGTTGTAGAGCTTCTAGCTCTTGCATTCGGCTTTTGGGTTCCATCTTTTGATTCTCCACATTTCCTTATTATTAAGTCTACTGGCATATACTCCTGTCATTGAAGAGTATACAATTACAAGGTTTGTTCAACATGGCTTATGTACTAGAAATTGAAACAGTTCATAGATTTTTGGTTGTAGTTGTAACCCAAAAGGTTAATGATTCTAACTACATCTAGTGGTTTTGGCTTCTCTGAAGGTAAGAGCTTCAGGTATAGTTCTTATACCTTGTTTCACTTGCTGCTGATGGCCGTTGCTTCTTAGCATCAATACTTCATGTCTCTCTGTCCCTGATATCCTATCTATCTCACATGCATCATAtgattttaatagttgtttgaAACATTAAAACATGCTACTCAGATTTCAATTAGTGAGTTGGATAGAGATATGATAAAACATTATGTATGGGGTGGCAAAGCGTCTAATGatattgattttgaagttgacgacaatggtgatgatgattgatttgcTTGTATTTACTTAACTTTGgtttatgatgtttttttttggcttttatGGTTTGAAATTATAACTATATATGGTTGTTAGGTTATGGATTGTGGACTCATTGATGGATTTGAATGTTTGTGATTTGGACTTGTTTTTAACTTGTAATATATCCTCATTAATACAATTTATTGGTCTGGTTGTGAGGACATTTTATATGCAATCTCGGGTTCGAACCTGGATTACCGCATTTTTTCCTTCTCGTATGCGTGTTAGTTTCAAAATGTGTTGGTCTCTAGGCCAGTAGCAAAATAAAACTTGTAATATGTGGATTTGTCTGCTTTCTAATGTTTGATGTTGGATATAAGGAAACAAGGCTGCTATCAAATTGTAATGTTCTTTATTCTTGTGAATTGTTCTTATGATCATTACTTTagattgttgatgatgatagaAGTagtaatttattaataattttggGTCATGATGGGGTTCGAGTGGGCATCAAATTGGGCACACAAGTGGAATTTGACACCGAATCTTACCAAAAACTTTAAGACGTTAGGCATATGAATCCTTATTTATAGGTTGCTCAACGTTCACTTTTATATCCAATGTAAATCTTTTACCCACACTTGATATAGTGACAAATAATACTTTAGAAATTTATTTTGCATAATTTTCTTagtttaaacttttaatttttttgaatttgtactTTCTCGTTTTCTATTTTGAGACTTCTAAAATAGTGAAAGTCATTGATACTTCTAACGGTAAAACAAATagtaatattattgtttgtcgCACTATCAGAGAGGGAAATCAATGTACGGATTTCTTGGTCAAGCTTGGTGCCTCCTCATATGATGATTTGGTTTATCATGCCTCCCCTCCAGATGGTTTTTTATATCCCCTGAAGATCGATGCAGTTGAGACTTTCTTTCCTAGAGAGTAGtttgtatttgtttttcttttcttcttttctttagcattgtaaaaaaaaaaaattgtttttaaatatatatgattttcatgcgttaaaatatacatgatattaattaatcataatttattttcaaatatatattagaCAAAGTATAATTAATGAAGTTCAAAATCATGGTTAAttacatttaataaatattttttgtcttaCATATCTAATTTTTTGTCCAATTTTGATATCAAAATTGGCTCCCTCTTTATGCACCTTTTAGGtgttaaaatataatttctctaaAAACTATTATTGCATCACTAAACCGTACAATACTCTAGATAATACATAACGaataaatgattttgttgatacaaaaacataaaaagtttGGTCTAATAGTAAAAAGATAGACATTAAATCCGAGAGGTTTAATCCGAGAGGTCTTAGATTCGAGCTCCACCAATGCTTTTCTAGAAATTTAAATGTAGGAATCTTTGTAAGTTGTCTTTGAAATGTCTTCGTTGCCTTAAATACATCTTAgttatcagaagaaaaaaaaaaaaaaaattgaacttaaaaaaaaaaaaaggaattgaaagaaaacaCATAAGATAAGATGAGCTAAAATTAAACGGCTAACCCGCTCAACCTCCGACGGGTACCGTTTAGGGTTTTGGATCGTAGAGGGGGGAATATAAATAGCAAGCCCGCGTACCTCATTTCTCActttctcttcttcatttcGTCACTCTCGCCGCCGTCTCCTTACGGTGACTCTACGATGTCTCATGCACAGGTATTTTCTTCAAactgccctttttttttttataagtttcttaTCTTTCAATGCAATGATAACATGAAAATCCGTCAATTTAATCTCTAACATTTTGAAGGATTTTATATACTTTAGGGTCTACTTATTATATCTATATaatttgagggactaaaagacAAGGAATTGATATTTTAGAGACTATTCTGGTAGTTTATTCTAACatatgattttgaaaaaatgtaataataatttataatgcTGAAATGGAATCTAGGTTGTGGAAGTCATGTCACAAGAAAAAATGGAATTTGACGATGAGGTAGATCAAACCTAATCACGGGTTGTGGATGCATGTGCTTCTATGATCCTTGCACTTGATTTACCCTTTGATTTTTTGGAGCACGAGGGAATGAGGAGGTACACTGAGACTTTAAATCGAAATGCTGTTATACCTCCTACAAATGTTATTGAGGCTTATGTCACTCATTTGTACATGAAAGAGAAATCTAAGCTTAAACAACAATTGGCTACCATTCCTAATAGGGtatctttaacttttgattTGTGGGAATCTTGCACTACTATGCCTTACATTTGTCTGACCGCTCATTTTGTTGACGCGAATTGGAAGGTAAATAGTAAGGTTCTCAATTTCTGTAGTGTCTACCCTGACACTGGTGGTGAGATGTGTGAAAGAATGATTGAATTGTTGAATGATTGGGGAATAGAGAAAAAGATTTTTTCTCTTACTTTAGATGATTCAGTCGAGAATAATGTTCTACAAGAACAATTGAAATCTCATCTTGGTTTGCAAAATGGGTTGTTGTGTGATGGAGAGTTCTTTCACGGGCACTGTTTTGCACGTGTTTTAAATCTGATTGTTGAAGACGGGTTGAAACTAGTTAGTGATGCCGTGTCAAAAATTAGAGAGAGCATCATGTTTGTGAGGCATTCAAAGAGTAGAAGGGAGAAATTTAAGGAATGCATTGAAAAGGTTGGTGGTGTCGATAGTTCCGTTCGCTTGCATCAGGACTCGTCTATGAGTCTGAACTCAACTTATTTGATGCTTGAAAGTGCTCTTAAATATCGGCGTGTGTTTGAAAGTCTTCACTTGTATGAGGATAATTATGAGTTATGTCCTTCGGTAGAAGAGTAGAAAAGAGTAGAAAAGATCTGTGCATTCTTGTTGCCTTTTTGTGAAACTGCTAACATGATTAATGACACAACGCATCCTACTTCCAATTTGTAATTTTTGCAAGTTTGGAAAGTCCAATGTGTTCTAGTTGCTACTTTgggagatgaagatgaagttaTAAAGAGAATGGCTGAAAGGATGATGAGCAAGTTTGACAAATTTTGGAATGAGTACAGTGTTGTTCTTGCATTGGGAGCGGTTCTTGACCCACGGATTAAATTTTCAACATTGGCTTATTGTTACTCAAAACTTGATGCATCAACCTGTGAAAGGAAGTTGCAACAAGTAAGGACGAAGTTGTACATGCTATTTGGCAAGTATTCTAGCCAACGTACTTCTTCTGGCATGCAAAGAACTGTTCAGGGCCAATCTTCGACCATGTCATTGCAAAAGAACTCCAAGTCTTTATCTCACGGTATATTTGGggtaagtttatttttttggaattaacCTCGTTGCTTTCCTTTTCACTTGTGAAATGTAATAGGAATTGAAAATGCACCATCAACAACTTGTTACTGGAAAGTCTCAACTTGATGTTTACTTGGATGAATCAAGTTTGGATTTTCGTTGTTATGAAGACATGGATGTATTAGAATGGTGGAAGAGTAATTATAATTGATTTCCAGATCTATCAATTTTGGCTTGTGACTTGTTAAGTGTTCCCATTGCCACTGTCGCATCTGATTTGGAATTTTGCATGGGTGCACGCGTATTTGAAAAGTATAAAGACCTTATGCTGCCTATGAATGTGGAAGCCAGAATCTGTACTTGCAGTTGGTTGTACAATTTTGTCAGCAATGGTACTTtatgtaatttaaattttaatgtataTATATGTAACTGTGTTGTTTTGATAACCACAGGTCTATTTAATTATTAACCTCTTCAATTTTGATATGTAGATGAAGAGGATGACGATGATGACTTTGAAGAAACTATGAACGAAATTGACGGCGATGAAAAAATGGAGCATGCGTATTTTGACGATGATTgtgatggtggtgatgattGATTTGCttgtatttatttaactttagtttatgatgattttttgGCTTTATGGTTTAGATTAAAACTATGTATGGCTGCTTGGTTATGGTTTACGCACTTACTGGTGGACTTATTTTGTATGTTTGTAATgtatatatgtttttaatttatattgtgTGGATTTGTTTGCTTGCTAATGGTTAATGTTGGATGAAAACAGTCATTCTTGGTGTGTTCttgtgagttttttttgttgttggactATTTGGATGTTAGATTGTTGCTGATAATAAAAGTAAGGCTGTTACTTTTCTCATCCTATGAACTTTAAACGTGCCCTATATGattcggattttagaatcctAACCGCGTAAAAACCTccaaaaacacattgaaatatttcggatttttttttgtcaagtatatTTCGGATTTTTAAATCCGAATAGGACGTCCGAGAAGCTCGTAGGATGGGAAAAATAATGACATAGTTATGTAACATCACTtcgattattttattttgcataattttattttcatagcTTAAACCTTCAATTTCGTTATTGAAATTGTACCTCCTCTTCTTGTTATCGTTTTTGAACTTGCTCGAGTTTTGATGGACACAAAGGATATCGTAAAAACACAATATATGGAGGATtctaaaatattgtcaaaaaattgagATAGCAATTGTCATAAACTGGAACTAGTATTTTAGAGTACAAAGGTAGGATATAACTTAAATACCATATGGAAAGTATAGAAGATCTTATATTTAAGAATTAAGAGGCTAAAAATTCAATGAATGTTTTTCATACAAAAAGATGTTTCTCAGTACATCGATAAAAACCTAAGCGGTACATTGAGAAATTTGAGTCCCGCAGCCACCCTCcaacaacaatcaagtcttGTCTTGCTAATTGAgattgtttatatgaattaaacGACATTATAGTGTTCTTCAAAAACCATATCTTTTTCAAACTCGATTATTTCTAGATTTttctaatagtttttttatgatttttctaGACCTATTTGTACCTCTAATGATCTGACTCCCTCTGTatgatctactctccttactaTATAATCTACAGGTCTTCTCTACTTATCCAAACCACCTAAGTCTAGCTAGTCTCTTTTCTACTGTAGTTGTTACCCCAACTCTTTCTAATGTCGTCATTTCTAATTCTATCCTCTTTAGTCTCACCATACATCCAACGTAACATCGTCATCTCCACTACACTTACTTTATGTTTGTGTTGGTTCTTTACTGCCCAACTCTCTATCTCGTACACCATTGTTGGTCTTACTGTTGTTCGATAAATTTTTCCCTTCAACTTAAACGGTATTTtcatatcacataaaacacctAAGACACTCCTTCATTTCAACTACCCAACTTAGATTCAATGATTTACATCTCCTATATATCTATCGTTTTGTACTTAGACCTAAGATATTTAAACCTTGTAACATGTGGTGGTAGGATTTCGCTGCCACcctcaatataaaaaaaaaaagtaccacAAAAAGGACACTCGTACGAAATATGCATGCATACATAGCGGAGGaaagatatattattatatactaATAAATAGCTTGAATGGATTGGTTGTCCTTATTGTGCCAATATCGAAGTTGTTTTT from Medicago truncatula cultivar Jemalong A17 chromosome 8, MtrunA17r5.0-ANR, whole genome shotgun sequence includes the following:
- the LOC112417092 gene encoding zinc finger BED domain-containing protein RICESLEEPER 2, which encodes MFHEQDIEEISQENVESIGEIDQLWLVKRCASMILSNDFPFDFFEREGMSNFMKVLNPNAVMPPINVIKAYVSDLYTKAKLKLKQDLATIPNRISLTVDLWESCTTETYICLTAHFADANWKLKSKVLTFCTVDPTGAEMCERMVEFLSDWGIEKKIFSLTLDDSSENDILQELLKTQLGLQNGLLCDGEFFHGHCYARVLKLIVEEGLKLVSDAVSKIRQSILFFRDSKSRRQKFKECVEKVGGVDSSVRLHLDMSMTVNSTYLMLESALKYRCVFESLHLYDDNYELCPSVEEWKRVEKICVFLLPLRETANMINGTAHPTSNMYFLQVWKVQCVLADSLRDEDEAIKRMAERMMSKFEKYWDEYSVVLALGAVLDPRMKFSTLAHCYSKLDVSACERKLQEVKSKLYMLFDKYSSKSISSGVQRTIQDESSSMPLQKKLKSSSHGLFDELKTHHEQLVTGKSQLDIYLAESNLDFRCYEDMDVLQWWKSNNNRFPDLSILARDLLSVPVNTIASDLDFCIGLHVFNKYKDRMLPMNLDARFCTRNWLYNFVRDVGEDDDDFEEIMNETDSDD
- the LOC112417235 gene encoding zinc finger BED domain-containing protein RICESLEEPER 2-like is translated as MILALDLPFDFLEHEGMRRYTETLNRNAVIPPTNVIEAYVTHLYMKEKSKLKQQLATIPNRVSLTFDLWESCTTMPYICLTAHFVDANWKVNSKVLNFCSVYPDTGGEMCERMIELLNDWGIEKKIFSLTLDDSVENNVLQEQLKSHLGLQNGLLCDGEFFHGHCFARVLNLIVEDGLKLVSDAVSKIRESIMFVRHSKSRREKFKECIEKVGGVDSSVRLHQDSSMSLNSTYLMLESALKYRRVFESLHLYEDNYELCPSVEE